In Drosophila simulans strain w501 chromosome 3R, Prin_Dsim_3.1, whole genome shotgun sequence, a single window of DNA contains:
- the LOC6729823 gene encoding uncharacterized protein LOC6729823, which translates to MLLIGLLMLLHAGLQGVQGVAFYTEKPSYIESCKIYEPEFTKCSTRSIQAFMNQLVKGVPEINESFGPIDPMRQEQLVFKQDNSDVATLSANLTDMLIRGFGKMLIKESKVSKKDFSWLTKIYLPQMRIDGHYKMVGRILLVPLQGNGKIVMEIDDLDILMSTKTRLYEKGGYTFYNVTSVKVKLEVGKVRTRMDNLFNGHSKEVEDSTNQFFNDNWKDVFEALRPLVVETVERTLLDLLHKTFALFPASFFVEDIPTSLTLYGRKSHMIT; encoded by the exons ATGCTCCTAATTGGATTACTAATGCTGCTCCATGCCGGCCTCCAAGGAGTCCAGGGCGTTGCGTTCTACACGGAAAAAC CCTCCTATATTGAGTCCTGCAAGATTTATGAACCGGAGTTCACCAAGTGCTCAACTCGCTCCATACAGGCATTTATGAACCAGCTCGTCAAAG GCGTGCCCGAAATAAATGAATCCTTTGGACCCATCGATCCCATGAGGCAGGAGCAGTTGGTGTTCAAGCAGGATAACAGCGACGTGGCCACCCTTTCCGCCAATCTTACGGATATGCTGATCAGGGGCTTTGGAAAAATGCTGATCAAGGAGAGCAA AGTAAGCAAGAAGGATTTCAGTTGGCTAACTAAGATCTACCTGCCCCAAATGCGAATAGATGGTCACTACAAAATGGTTGGTCGCATTTTGCTGGTGCCTCTgcagggaaatggaaaaatagtCATGGAAATAG ATGATCTGGACATATTGATGAGCACCAAGACACGCCTCTACGAGAAGGGCGGCTACACATTCTACAACGTGACATCCGTGAAGGTAAAACTGGAGGTCGGCAAAGTGCGCACCAGAATGGATAACCTCTTCAACGGGCACAGCAAGGAGGTGGAAGATAGCACCAATCAGTTCTTCAACGACAATTGGAAGGATGTCTTCGAGGCACTGCGTCCACTGGTGGTTGAAACCGTGGAAAGAACGCTACTGGATCTTCTCCACAAGACATTTGCCCTATTTCCGGCCAGCTTCTTTGTGGAGGACATACCCACCTCCTTAACCTTGTATGGTCGCAAGTCACACATGATCACTTGA
- the LOC6729824 gene encoding carbonic anhydrase 2 has product MKLTAFFEASFLLICWSQAVSSHVFGYSEPNQRRWARHHGHCAGKTQSPIAITTSRTMAIHMPAVDMIGYHNLLPYPLKMINNGHTVSITIPKVNVSEVGEDFLPYIRGAKLPGEFEVEGLHFHWGDKNNRGSEHVINDIRYTMEMHIVHRNKKYATIGEALNHPDGAAVLGFFFNLDEDEGAGLVTINRHLHLIADANQEATLNVTFSLSSLIAGVDVDKFYTYKGSLTTPPCSEAVTWILFPDPIPISPKQISRFRQLSDTQDGALVDNFRTLQPVGNRRIFARTGHVRHTSIATLKHEGEYLKYDWFY; this is encoded by the exons ATGAAACTGACCGCTTTCTTCGAGGCTTCGTTTCTGCTAATCTGCTGGTCGCAAG CTGTCAGCAGCCATGTCTTTGGCTACTCGGAGCCCAACCAGCGTCGCTGGGCTCGCCATCATGGTCACTGTGCGGGCAAGACCCAATCCCCGATTGCCATCACCACCAGCCGG ACAATGGCCATTCATATGCCGGCGGTGGACATGATTGGCTATCACAACCTGCTGCCCTACCCACTGAAAATGATCAACAATGGACACACGG TTTCCATCACCATACCCAAGGTCAATGTGTCCGAGGTGGGCGAGGATTTCCTACCCTACATCCGGGGCGCCAAACTGCCCGGTGAGTTCGAGGTGGAGGGCCTCCACTTCCACTGGGGCGACAAGAACAACCGGGGATCCGAGCACGTCATTAACGACATCCGCTACACCATGGAGATGCACATTGTGCACAGGAACAAGAAGTACGCGACCATTGGCGAGGCTCTGAATCATCCGGATGGTGCCGCCGTCCTGGGTTTCTTCTTCAAT CTCGACGAGGATGAGGGTGCTGGCCTGGTGACCATTAACCGACATTTGCATCTGATTGCCGATGCCAATCAGGAGGCCACGCTAAACGTCACTTTCTCGCTATCCTCGCTGATTGCTGGCGTGGATGTGGACAAGTTCTACACGTACAAGG GTTCCCTGACCACGCCGCCCTGTTCCGAGGCCGTCACTTGGATACTGTTCCCCGATCCCATCCCGATTTCGCCCAAGCAGATCTCCCGATTTCGTCAGCTGTCGGACACGCAGGATGGTGCGTTGGTGGACAACTTCAGGACCCTGCAGCCGGTGGGCAATCGCAGGATCTTCGCGCGCACAGGACACGTGCGCCACACCTCGATTGCCACATTGAAGCACGAGGGCGAATATCTCAAGTACGACTGGTTCTACTGA